The sequence GGCTTTCGCCAGATGCAGAACATAATCCGCAGGGGTGCTGAAACCTATATTGTATTTTTCAAGATATTTTTCATCCAGACTGGTAAGCAGAGTAACGGCTATGACGAGAGGAGCCTTCACGCCTTTTTTTGCGCATTCCTCCCTCATGGAGTCCGCGGCGGTTTTCATCATCTCAACCCCGCCCTGCGCATGCACATTCACCATATCCACGCCGTATTTCAGAGAGGAAGAGAGAGCGCCCGCCACAGTGTTCGGAATGTCATGAAACTTGAGATCAAGAAAGATATTTTTATTCTCTGTTTTAAGAAATTCCAGAGCCTCATGACCGCAGGATACAAACAGCTCAAGCCCCACCTTATACCAGCTTACGGCGCTGCCTATTTTCTTCACTATCTCCCTGACTGGCTTTATATCGCTGTAGTCCAGCGCGACAATAATTTCCGGCTTCACATAATCACCTATATTTTAATAATTCTTCTGAATTTATTCTCTGTTTTCAGCGGTACGCACATGGTTTTTATAATGTCCGAGAGAAGCTCCTCCGGATGGGAGGCTTCCTTGCGGATCTTGTCCGGCTTGGAGCTTTTCAGAATCTCCGCAGACCAGACCACCTCGCCCGTTTCGATTCTGATGAGCTTGGCTGTGAGGTGGGCTTCGGAATACACCCTTTCACGCCCTTTGAAGTCCTGATTAAAGGAAATAAGCTTTCCGGTCAGCAGAGTGTCTGCGCCTATCTGCTGAAGTTTCTGGATAGTTTTATCATCAAGAGTGCCGATCTCAGAGTTTTTGAACTGGTAGCCTACCTCTTTCATAACCTTGTCCA is a genomic window of Geovibrio thiophilus containing:
- the pyrF gene encoding orotidine-5'-phosphate decarboxylase, with protein sequence MKPEIIVALDYSDIKPVREIVKKIGSAVSWYKVGLELFVSCGHEALEFLKTENKNIFLDLKFHDIPNTVAGALSSSLKYGVDMVNVHAQGGVEMMKTAADSMREECAKKGVKAPLVIAVTLLTSLDEKYLEKYNIGFSTPADYVLHLAKAVREAGLDGVVSSAKETGVIKTALGADFITVTPGIRPLDSSADDQKRVVTPADAKKLGTDYIVVGRPITKAEDPYLAADRISEEMR
- a CDS encoding CsgG/HfaB family protein encodes the protein MRKIFLLALVLLTFGCGAKTNIEKVNYSKNFSPSLMSRIAVLDFTVVNGLRYDSSNIADRFTAELVGSELFTVVDRKDVDKVMKEVGYQFKNSEIGTLDDKTIQKLQQIGADTLLTGKLISFNQDFKGRERVYSEAHLTAKLIRIETGEVVWSAEILKSSKPDKIRKEASHPEELLSDIIKTMCVPLKTENKFRRIIKI